CTCCTAACCAAACTGATACTTGGAAATCATGAAATCAGGTAACTCTTAAAAGGTATGAGTCAGTGACTAGGCAATAAAGATAGAATATGTTGTTCTACACCTGTACTGTCCTGATTCTAGAttcttaatttcctcttctgtagaGTTAGGGATCAaatgaaatagtatttaaaatggtgaatgagtgagtgactttGCCTTCAGTCTAACTTGGTAGGAAACCCTGCAGTCTGCCCTCCGTACAGCAGCTAGCAGGGCAAGCTTTGGGAACAGACTGCTCCAGGGTTCAAACTTGTTAAGGTTGCTGGTATGGCCTCACCCGTGTTCACCCAGTGCTGCTCAGCAGCCTTGACATATTTAATGAATGTTCACACTCATAACAATTCTCCCATGTATGACACCCAGGGAAGGATTAAGATCAAGGATGTTAGAATGTCACTACAGGAATGCATTGATTTTAATCATTATGCAGGGATACAATTGCCTCATAATCCCCTTATGCTCCTATGGAACAGAAAAGACTTGGACTCATTAGACACATTTGAATACTTTgtccacttgatgcaaagagccaatacattggaaaagactgacaGCAAAAGGACACaagagcggcagaggatgagatggctagatagcaccaccaactcagtggacaagaaTGTGAGCAACCTGTAGGAGATAGTGGAGGCTAGgagagcctgacatgctgcagtccgtgaggcggcagagtcagacatcacttagtaactgaataacaataatagcGACTCATACGAAAATGCCTGGTGTGACTTGTTAAAACCAGAGTACTTTTGATTAATAAGAGAGCAGTGTTATCCAGGGACTTTTCAAGTTAAGCCCTATGTTCAGttcaaatcagttcagtcactcagtcatgtccaactctttgcgaccccatgaactgcagcatgccagactctcaagagtcttctccagcaccacagttaaaaagcatcaattcttcatcactcagctttctttatagtccaactctcacatccatacatgactactggaaaaaccatagctttgactagatggtaaAGTAACTGtggataaagtaatgtctctgctttttattatgctaactaggttatggcagaaagtgaagaggaactaaaaagcctcttgatgaaagtgaaagagaagagtgaaaaagttggcttaaagctcaacattcagaaaactaagatcatggcatctggtcccatcacttcatgggaaatagatggggaaacagtggaaacagtgtcagactttatttttttgagctccaaaatcactgcagatggtgactgcagccatgaaattaacagatgcttaccccttggaaggaaagttatgaccaacctagatagcatattaaaaagcagagaattactttgccaacaaaggtccatctggtcaaggctatggtttttccaggggtcgtgtatggatgtgagagttggactgtgaataaagctgagcactgaggaattgatgcttttgaactgtgatgttggagaagactcttgagagtcccttggactgcaaggagatccaaccagtccatcctaaaggagatcagtcctgggtgttcattggaaggactgatgctgaagctgaaactccaatactttggccacctcatgcgaagagttgactcatttgaaaataccctgatgctgggagggattgggggcaggaggagaaggggacgtcagaggatgagatggctggatggcatcaccgacttgatggacatgagtttggttaaactccgggagttggtgatggacagggaggcctggcgtgctgcagtccatggggttgcaaagagtcagacacaactgagcgactgaactgaactgaactgaggttgtcaaagtttttcttccaaggagcaggcgtcgttttatttcatggctgcagtcaccaccttcagtgattttggagcccaaaaaaataaagtccctcacttttccattttttccccatctatttgccatgaagtgatgggaccagatgctacaatcttcgttttctgaatgctgagctttaagccaacttttcactctcctctttcactttcatcaagaggctctttagttcttcttcactttctgccataagggtggtttcatctgcatatctgaggttactgatatgtctcctggcaatcttgattccagcttgtgcttcctccagcccagcgtttcccatgatgtactctgcatataagtaaaataagcagggtgacaatatacagccttgacgtgctccttttcctatttggaaccaatctgttgtcccatgtcACACTCTGACTGTCGCTTCCTGAAATCTGTATGACGgtcacatacagatttctcaggagacaggtcaggtggtctggtgttctcacctctttaagaattttccacagtcttttgtgatccacacagtcaaaggctttggtgtatccataaagaagaagtagatgggtttttttggaactctcttgcttttgcaatgatctagcggatgttggcaatttgatctctagttcctctgcctttcctaaattcagcttgaacacctggaagttcatgtactgctgaagcctatcttggagaattttgagcattactttgctagcatgtgaaatgaatgcaattgttcagtagtttgagcattctttgggattgcctttctttgggattggaatgaaaactgacctttcccagtcctgtggccaccgctgagttttccaaatttgctggcatattgagtgcagcactttcacagcatcatctttcaggatttgaaatagctcaactgaaattccatcacctccactagctttgtttgtagtgatgcttcctagggcccacttgacttctcgttccaagatgtctggctgtaggtgagtgatcacaccattgtgattttctgggtcatgaagatttttttgtacagttcttctgtgtattcttgccacctcttcttaatatcttctgcttctgttaggtccataccatttctgtcctttattgagcccatctttgcatgaaacgttcccttggtatctctaattttcttgaagagctctctagtctttcccattctgttgttttcctctatttctttgcactgatcactgaggaaggctttctgatctctccttgctgttctttggaactctgcattcaaatgggaatatctttttccttttctcctttgctttttgcttctcttcttttctcagctatttgtaagtcctcctcagacaatcattttgcctttttgcatttctttttcttggggatggtcttgatcactgcctcctgtacaatgtcacgagcctctgtccataattctttaGTCATTCTgcctatcagacctaatcccttgaatctatttgtcacttccactgtataatcataagggatttgactttggtcatacctgaatggtctagtggttttccctactttcttcaattgaagtctgaatttggcaataaggagttcatgatctgagccacagtccattcCCAGTCTTGACTGTGTAGAGTTTATCCatttttgactgcaaagaatataatcaaattgatttcaatattgaccatatggtgatgtccatgtgtagagtcttttcttatgttgctggaagagggtatttgctgtgaccagtgtgttctcttggcaaaactctgttagcctttgccttgcttcattttgtactctgaggccaaatttgcctgttactccaggtatctctaacttcctacttttgcattcattATACTTTTCCAACCAGTATACTTCTAGTTAAGTATGTTTCACAAGATATATCTCCAGGGTTCATCCATGGCTGTAATTCTGTAATTTAGGCCTATAGAAAGCTTATGTCAAAAATAGGCATCTTTCTTACCTGCTTATTGCTTGTTTCAATTACCCATTGACTTTCTTGAAATGTCATTTCCTTAGCTACTGGTAGGCATAGCCTTTTATATTTGGCCtttcttattttgtaaaattctACTATGTTTTCCATACCCACCTTGTATCTGGATTTTCCCTATTTCTTCACTTATAAGCAATACATCTGTATATCTCATCTGAATTTTTGCTAGCACATATTTCATTATTACTGTTTTCTTACTAGTAATTTCCTAGTTGcttgtttctaaatttttcaaGAGTTGTTTTTAACTTTATCTATAAGGTACTTCATTTCCACATTACACTGATTAGTTTGTGGTTTACATCAATTTACAGCCAGTCTTTTTTCActacattttaagataaaaataaatactaaatactaaATCACTTTTCTATTAAGAggttcaatattaaaaataactacaaGCTTTACTAAAATACAACTTTTGGGAAGAGCCTGCCCAGCGCCCCTGCCCGGCCCCCGCCCGCGCCGTCCCCCCGCCCAGGCGCGCCCACCGCCTGGGCGCCGGTGGCCACGAGGCTCCGGCCCGAGGAGATCCCCAGCGCGCCCTGCGTCTGCGCACCCACCCAGGAGTTTCGGGGGGTACCATCAGGGCTAGGTCAGCATGGCAGAAACCCTGGAGTTCAACGACGTGTATCAGGAGGTGAAGGGCTCCATGAATGACGGTCGGCTGAGGCTGAGCCGCCAGGGCATCATCTTTAAGAACAGTAAGATGGGCAAAGTGGACAACATCCAGGCCGGGGAGCTGACGGAAGGCATCTGGCGCCGGGTGGCTCTGGGCCACGGGCTTAAACTGCTTAGGAAGAACGGCCACGTCTACAAGTACCACGGCTTCCAGGAATCGGAGTTTGAGAAACTCTCTGATTTCTTCAAAACTCACTATCGCCTGGAGCTAATGGAGAAGGATCTGTGTGTGAAGGGTTGGAACTGGGGAACCGTGAAGTTTGGTGGGCAGCTGCTTTCCTTCGACATTGGCGACCAGCCGATCTTCGAGATCCCTCTCAGCAACGTGTCCCAGTGTACCACGGGTAAGAACGAGGTGACACCAGAGTCCCACCAGAACGACGACAGAGGTCTCCCTCATGGAGGCGCGCTTCTACGTGCCACCCACCCAGGAGGACGGCGTGGACCCCGTGGAGGCCTTCGCCCAGAACGTGCGGTCGAAGGCGGACGTGATCCAGGCCACTGGAGACGCCATCTGCATCTTCCGGGAGCTGCAGTGTCTGACGCCCCGAGGCCGCTACGACATCCACATCTACCCCACCTTCCTGCATCTGCACGGCAAGACCTTTGGCTTCAAGACCCCTTACACCCCGGTGCTGCGGCTCTTCCTGCTGCCCCACAAGGACCAGCGCCAGATGCTCTTTGTGATCAGCCTGGACCCCTCCGTCAAGCAGGGCCAGACCCGCTACCACGTCCTCATCCTCCTCTTCTCGAAGGACGAGGACATCTCTCTGACACTCAGCATGAAcgaggaggaggtggagaagcGCTTCGAGGGGCGGCTCACCAAGAGTCTGTCGGGATCCCTCTATGAGATGGTCAGCCGGGTCATGAAAGCGCTGGTGAACCACTAGATCACGGCCGGCAGCTTCCAAGGGCACTCGGGGGCCCAGTGCATCACCTGCTCCTACAAGGCCAGCTCGGGGCTGCTATAGCCCCTGGAGCGGGGCTTCGTCTACCTCCACAAGCCGCCCGTGCACATCCGCTTCGACGAGATCTCCTTTGTCAACTTCGCCCGTGGGACCACCACCACGCGTTCCTTTGACTTTGAAATTGAGACCAAGCAGGGCACCCAGTATACCTTCAGCAGCATTGAGAGGGAGGAGTACGGCGAGCTCTTCGACTTTGTCAACGCCAAGAAGCTCAACATCAAAAACCGAGGGCTGAAACAGGGCATGAACCCCAGCTACGACGAGTACGCCGACTCGGACGAGGACCAGCACGACGCCTACCTGGAGCGGATGAAGGAGGAGGGCAAGATCCGCGAGGAGCACGCCAACGACAGCAGCGACGACTCGGGCGAGGAGACCGATGAGTCATTCAACCCgggtgaagaggaggaggacGTGGCAGAGGAGTTTGACAGCAACGCCTCCGCCAGCTCCTCCAGTAACGATGGCGACAGCAACCGGCAAGAGAAGAAACGGAAGCAGCTTAAAAAGGCGAAGATGGCCAAGGACCGCAAGAGCCGCAAGAAGGCCCTCGAGGTAAAGAAGGGCAAGGACCCCAATGCCCCCAAGAGGCCCGTGTCTGTCTACATGCTGTGGCTGAATGCCAGCCGGGAGAAGATCAAGTCGGACCATCCCGGTATCAGCGTCACGGACCTCTCCAAGAAGGCGGGCGAGATCTGGAAGGGAATGTccaaggagaagaaggaggagtgGGGTCGCAAGGCTGAGGATGCCAGGAGGGAATATGAAAAAGCCATGAAGGAATACAAAGGCGGCCGTGGAGAGTCCTCTAAGAGGGATaagtccaagaagaagaaaaaagtcaaggtgaagatggagaagaaatCCACACCCTCGCGGGGCTCATCGTTGAAGTCTTCATCAAGGCAGCTGAGCGAGAGCTTCAAGAGCAAAGAGTTTGTGTCCAGTGATGAGAGCTCTTCCGgaaaaaacaagagcaaaaagaagagaaggcgGAGTGAGGACTCTGAAGAAGAAGAACTAGCCAGTACTCCCCCCAGCTCAGAAAACTCGGCGTCAGGATCTGATGAATAGAGAGGAAGATtgtgtctcctggagcttgccccgTCCCAGCCCGAGTCTCCCCACTCGTGTTTTGGTATCTGTTCTCTCCTAtgaaatgcagtccttggatTCTGCACCATCTGAACAAGCTTTCCTGCTAGCCTGCACTTCCTGGGGCCGCAGGGGAGGTGTCTCACCCTGCGGCTTCAGAAGATGGCTGTTTATAATCCGGGGAGACATCGGGTGGGAGCCAGGGCAGGGCCAGATCCCACCGCGCCCCCTGCCTTCCTGGCCTTTGGGGTATAGCTGCTGCTTGTCCTGTACAAGTTGCCGCAGGCAGGGGTCCTGTGAGGGCAGGTTTGTAGCTCCTAACTGGGGcctatttctacttttattttgtatttctggtctgtgaaaaatgaacatttaataaagggaactgacttttaaaaaaataaaataaaatacaacttttgaaaatacatttaaccAAAGTATAACAAggttttaagaaaaattagaagTGGGAAgtagccaagatggcagagtaggaaaaCCCTAAGCTCACCATGGATATATCAAAATACATTTACAGAGTAACTATTAATGAGAAAGAGTGGAATATGGCAGACAAGATATCCTTctgcaactaaaaaagaaaaaaataaccacaGTGAGATGGGTAAGAGGAGTAGAGACACAGTATAGTCAAGATACCTAACTCAGGTGGTCAATCCAcaaatgggaggataattgcAACTGCAGAGGTAATCCCCAAGGAGTAAGGGAATCCAAGTTCCACTACCACATATCTGTGttcatcaaaacaatatggtatatgcacaaaaacagacacatagttCAATGGAACAGgattagttcaattcagtcgctcagtcatgtctgactctttgtgaccccatggactgcagcatgccaggcctccctccccatcaccaattcctggagcctgctcaaactcatgtccatcgagtcagttggatgacatcaccgactccatcactgactcaatggaacaggatagacaGCCCAGAATTAAACCCAATGGgcaatttatgacaaaggagggaACAATATACAATGTGGAAAAGACAGCCTCTCCAACAaatggtgttaggaaaactggacagctacatgtaaaagcatCAGACTTAACTACACTCTCACACCTTGcatagaaataaattcaaaatggaataaagacaaaTATAGATCTGAAATCATACAACTTCTATTAGAAAACAAG
The Cervus canadensis isolate Bull #8, Minnesota chromosome 6, ASM1932006v1, whole genome shotgun sequence genome window above contains:
- the LOC122442952 gene encoding LOW QUALITY PROTEIN: FACT complex subunit SSRP1-like (The sequence of the model RefSeq protein was modified relative to this genomic sequence to represent the inferred CDS: inserted 2 bases in 1 codon; substituted 2 bases at 2 genomic stop codons), with amino-acid sequence MAETLEFNDVYQEVKGSMNDGRLRLSRQGIIFKNSKMGKVDNIQAGELTEGIWRRVALGHGLKLLRKNGHVYKYHGFQESEFEKLSDFFKTHYRLELMEKDLCVKGWNWGTVKFGGQLLSFDIGDQPIFEIPLSNVSQCTTGKNEVTPESHQNDDXEVSLMEARFYVPPTQEDGVDPVEAFAQNVRSKADVIQATGDAICIFRELQCLTPRGRYDIHIYPTFLHLHGKTFGFKTPYTPVLRLFLLPHKDQRQMLFVISLDPSVKQGQTRYHVLILLFSKDEDISLTLSMNEEEVEKRFEGRLTKSLSGSLYEMVSRVMKALVNHXITAGSFQGHSGAQCITCSYKASSGLLXPLERGFVYLHKPPVHIRFDEISFVNFARGTTTTRSFDFEIETKQGTQYTFSSIEREEYGELFDFVNAKKLNIKNRGLKQGMNPSYDEYADSDEDQHDAYLERMKEEGKIREEHANDSSDDSGEETDESFNPGEEEEDVAEEFDSNASASSSSNDGDSNRQEKKRKQLKKAKMAKDRKSRKKALEVKKGKDPNAPKRPVSVYMLWLNASREKIKSDHPGISVTDLSKKAGEIWKGMSKEKKEEWGRKAEDARREYEKAMKEYKGGRGESSKRDKSKKKKKVKVKMEKKSTPSRGSSLKSSSRQLSESFKSKEFVSSDESSSGKNKSKKKRRRSEDSEEEELASTPPSSENSASGSDE